From the genome of Oxyura jamaicensis isolate SHBP4307 breed ruddy duck chromosome 2, BPBGC_Ojam_1.0, whole genome shotgun sequence, one region includes:
- the TRDMT1 gene encoding tRNA (cytosine(38)-C(5))-methyltransferase isoform X1 — translation MAALRVLELYSGIGGMHQALRESCTSAEVVAAVDVNTLANEVYKHNFPSTPLWAKTIEGITLKEFDRLSFDMILMSPPCQPFTRIGLQGDVSDPRTKSFLYILDILPRLQKLPKYLLLENVKGFESSSARNELLRTLETCGFKYQEFLLSPTCLGIPNSRLRYFLIAKLHQEPFFFHAPGQILTRFPDLEDKIQVQEELCKDKVVDKECDSSSLPSGEKSLDPNVGPRCSSKKSLPEGAFLFKLETAEEIERKHKQDNDSSIQMLTDFLEEENEEMSRYFLAPKFLVRYAFLLDIVKPTCRRSTCFTKGYGHYVEGTGSVLQTAVDVQLESVFKHIENLPEEEKLMKLATLKLRYFTPREIANLHGFPPEFGFPDKVTVKQCYRLLGNSLNVHVVAKLISVLLG, via the exons aaagcTGCACATCTGCAGaagttgttgctgctgttgatGTGAACACTCTTGCCAATGAAGTTTATAAGCACAACTTTCCCAGCACACCACTATGGGCAAAGACAATTGAG gGCATAACATTGAAAGAATTTGACAGATTGTCTTTTGATATGATTTTGATGAGCCCTCCTTGTCAGCCATTTACAAG AATTGGCCTGCAAGGTGATGTATCTGATCCGCGGACAAAGAGCTTTCTCTACATTCTTGATATTCTCCCAAG GCTCCAGAAGCTTCCAAAATACCtacttttagaaaatgttaaagGATTTGAATCCTCTTCTGCAAG AAATGAACTTTTGCGAACACTAGAAACATGTGGATTTAAGTATCAGGAATTTCTCTTGTCTCCAACCTGT CTTGGCATTCCCAATTCTAGGCTGCGGTATTTTCTAATTGCAAAGCTTCACCAAgagccatttttctttcatgctccTGGTCAG ATATTGACCAGATTCCCAGATCTAGAAGACAAGATTCAGGTTCAAGAAGAGTTATGCAAGGACAAAGTAGTTGATAAAGAGTGTGATTCTAGTTCTTTGCCTTCTGGAGAGAAGAGTCTGGATCCAAATGTTGGTCCTCGttgcagcagcaagaagagtTTACCGGAAGGggcctttctttttaaacttgaaacagcagaagaaattgaAAGGAAACATAAACAGGACAATGATTCCTCTATTCAAATGCTAACAGATTTcctggaagaggaaaatgaagaaatgagtCGGTATTTCTTAGCACCCAAATTCTTGGTGCGCTATGCTTTCTTGTTAGACATTGTTAAACCCACTTGCCGGAGATCCACCTGCTTTACAAAAGG GTATGGACACTATGTAGAAGGGACAGGCTCAGTTCTGCAGACAGCAGTGGATGTACAG CTCGAATCAGTGTTTAAACACATTGAGAACTTACCAGAAGAAGAGAAGCTTATGAAACTGGCAACGCTAAAACTGAGGTATTTTACTCCGAGAGAAATAGCAAATCTACACGGATTCCCTCCAGAATTTG gctTTCCTGACAAAGTAACAGTGAAACAATGTTACCGTCTCCTGGGAAATAGCCTCAACGTACATGTGGTGGCAAAATTGATCTCTGTTCTGCTTGGATAA
- the TRDMT1 gene encoding tRNA (cytosine(38)-C(5))-methyltransferase isoform X2, whose translation MKFISTTFPAHHYGQRQLRIGLQGDVSDPRTKSFLYILDILPRLQKLPKYLLLENVKGFESSSARNELLRTLETCGFKYQEFLLSPTCLGIPNSRLRYFLIAKLHQEPFFFHAPGQILTRFPDLEDKIQVQEELCKDKVVDKECDSSSLPSGEKSLDPNVGPRCSSKKSLPEGAFLFKLETAEEIERKHKQDNDSSIQMLTDFLEEENEEMSRYFLAPKFLVRYAFLLDIVKPTCRRSTCFTKGYGHYVEGTGSVLQTAVDVQLESVFKHIENLPEEEKLMKLATLKLRYFTPREIANLHGFPPEFGFPDKVTVKQCYRLLGNSLNVHVVAKLISVLLG comes from the exons ATGAAGTTTATAAGCACAACTTTCCCAGCACACCACTATGGGCAAAGACAATTGAG AATTGGCCTGCAAGGTGATGTATCTGATCCGCGGACAAAGAGCTTTCTCTACATTCTTGATATTCTCCCAAG GCTCCAGAAGCTTCCAAAATACCtacttttagaaaatgttaaagGATTTGAATCCTCTTCTGCAAG AAATGAACTTTTGCGAACACTAGAAACATGTGGATTTAAGTATCAGGAATTTCTCTTGTCTCCAACCTGT CTTGGCATTCCCAATTCTAGGCTGCGGTATTTTCTAATTGCAAAGCTTCACCAAgagccatttttctttcatgctccTGGTCAG ATATTGACCAGATTCCCAGATCTAGAAGACAAGATTCAGGTTCAAGAAGAGTTATGCAAGGACAAAGTAGTTGATAAAGAGTGTGATTCTAGTTCTTTGCCTTCTGGAGAGAAGAGTCTGGATCCAAATGTTGGTCCTCGttgcagcagcaagaagagtTTACCGGAAGGggcctttctttttaaacttgaaacagcagaagaaattgaAAGGAAACATAAACAGGACAATGATTCCTCTATTCAAATGCTAACAGATTTcctggaagaggaaaatgaagaaatgagtCGGTATTTCTTAGCACCCAAATTCTTGGTGCGCTATGCTTTCTTGTTAGACATTGTTAAACCCACTTGCCGGAGATCCACCTGCTTTACAAAAGG GTATGGACACTATGTAGAAGGGACAGGCTCAGTTCTGCAGACAGCAGTGGATGTACAG CTCGAATCAGTGTTTAAACACATTGAGAACTTACCAGAAGAAGAGAAGCTTATGAAACTGGCAACGCTAAAACTGAGGTATTTTACTCCGAGAGAAATAGCAAATCTACACGGATTCCCTCCAGAATTTG gctTTCCTGACAAAGTAACAGTGAAACAATGTTACCGTCTCCTGGGAAATAGCCTCAACGTACATGTGGTGGCAAAATTGATCTCTGTTCTGCTTGGATAA